Proteins encoded together in one Anopheles darlingi chromosome 3, idAnoDarlMG_H_01, whole genome shotgun sequence window:
- the LOC125957989 gene encoding serine protease inhibitor 2-like: MIRPWRQSSSVVSLGPLFTILLAYAFLLPTPARCIGDQRKVMPDVANFEWNLAREIFRHEDSNVVFSPFSLKLLMTLLYEASVPGSQTHRELEIVLGERNLQQTRSFYAQFLETSMKANEDYEFDIGTKMFLDKSRGKLNGSYRDLLEQTYRTTLESLSFNGAKAAADRINQWCDKITQGRISQLVNEDTIEGSVLILANVLFLKASWKNSFLDEHTRDRMFYVADNATVTVPFMSQTDLYDFTEHSELGAKVLRLPYKGRQFSMNMVLPFPNTSLTTVIDRLSTEMLQSVSDQFVREEVIVTIPKFKFNYGTLMNEAMQALGVKDIFNRNASLPLLSPVTNSTKPNSVEVSKILQKVGIEINEKGTLAFAATEIQLVNKFGYDGDPFQFEANRPFLFYILDEETNTMLFVGKVNDPSGST, translated from the exons ATGATTAGACCGTGGAGGCAATCGTCATCCGTGGTCTCACTCGGTCCACTGTTTACCATCTTGCTTGCAT ATGCCTTTTTGCTACCTACACCTGCGAGATGCATCGGCGACCAGAGAAAAGTGATGCCCGATGTGGCCAATTTCGAGTGGAACCTTGCACGG GAAATCTTCCGGCACGAGGACTCGAATGTCGTGTTTTCACCGTTTTCGCTCAAACTGCTGATGACGCTGCTGTACGAGGCCAGCGTGCCGGGCTCGCAAACACACCGCGAGCTCGAGATTGTGCTCGGTGAGCGGAATCTCCAGCAAACGCGCTCCTTCTACGCTCAGTTCCTTGAGACTTCAATG AAAGCAAACGAGGACTACGAGTTTGACATTGGTACCAAGATGTTTCTGGACAAATCGCGCGGCAAACTAAATGGAAGCTATCGAGATCTGCTCGAACAAACGTATCGCACCACGCTCGAGTCGCTCTCGTTCAATGGGGCAAAGGCAGCTGCGGATCGGATCAATCAGTGGTGTGATAAGATCACGCAAGGACGCATCTCACAGCTGGTCAATGAGG ATACGATCGAGGGCTCCGTACTGATCCTGGCCAACGTGCTGTTTCTGAAAGCATCCTGGAAGAACTCGTTCCTGGACGAGCACACACGTGACCGAATGTTCTACGTGGCGGACAATGCCACCGTGACGGTGCCGTTTATGAGCCAGACTGATCTGTATGACTTCACCGAACATTCGGAACTGGGGGCCAAAGTGTTACGGTTACCGTACAAGGGACGCCAGTTCAGCATGAACATGGTGCTACCCTTCCCGAACACCTCCCTAACGACCGTCATCGATCGCTTATCGACCGAGATGCTGCAATCCGTGAGCGATCAGTTCGTGAGGGAAGAGGTGATCGTAACTATTCCCAAGTTTAAGTTCAACTATGGCACCCTGATGAACGAGGCAATGCAAGCT CTGGGTGTAAAGGATATCTTCAATCGGAATGCATCCCTTCCGTTGCTGTCGCCCGTCACTAACTCCACGAAACCAAACAGCGTGGAGGTGTCCAAGATACTGCAGAAAGTGGGCATCGAGATCAACGAGAAGGGCACACTCGCCTTTGCCGCCACAG AGATTCAACTCGTCAACAAATTCGGCTACGATGGCGATCCGTTCCAGTTCGAGGCGAACCGACCGTTCCTGTTCTACATTCTGGATGAGGAAACCAATACGATGTTGTTCGTGGGCAAGGTGAACGATCCATCCGGAAGTACTTAA